The following coding sequences lie in one Macaca thibetana thibetana isolate TM-01 chromosome 18, ASM2454274v1, whole genome shotgun sequence genomic window:
- the TTR gene encoding transthyretin, which translates to MASHRLLLLCLAGLVFVSEAGPTGVDESKCPLMVKVLDAVRGSPAVNVAVNVFKKAADETWAPFASGKTSESGELHGLTTEEEFVEGIYKVEIDTKSYWKSLGISPFHEHAEVVFTANDSGPRHYTIAALLSPYSYSTTAVVTNPKE; encoded by the exons ATGGCTTCTCATCGtctgctcctcctctgcctcGCTGGACTGGTATTTGTGTCTGAGGCTGGTCCTACG GGCGTTGATGAATCCAAGTGTCCTCTGATGGTCAAAGTTCTAGATGCCGTCCGAGGCAGTCCTGCCGTCAATGTGGCTGTGAACGTGTTCAAAAAGGCTGCTGATGAGACCTGGGCGCCATTTGCCTCTGG GAAAACCAGTGAGTCTGGAGAGCTGCATGGGCTCACAACTGAGGAGGAATTTGTAGAAGGGATATACAAAGTGGAAATAGACACCAAATCTTACTGGAAGTCACTTGGCATCTCCCCATTCCATGAGCATGCAGAG GTGGTATTCACAGCCAATGATTCCGGCCCCCGCCACTACACCATCGCCGCCCTGCTGAGCCCCTACTCCTATTCCACCACGGCTGTCGTCACCAATCCCAAGGAATGA